In Triticum aestivum cultivar Chinese Spring unplaced genomic scaffold, IWGSC CS RefSeq v2.1 scaffold128463, whole genome shotgun sequence, a genomic segment contains:
- the LOC123172260 gene encoding dirigent protein 5-like has protein sequence MQGPTASFRVCLAVVVAVFLLGSSAAAAHGLRRVVSSSSDEPCNEMTLYYHDILYNGVNNTRNATSAAATKPTALSTTHWKNGTYFGMLVVFDDPLTVGKALPVAGEEPAARAQGFYFYDKQESYTSWFGFSIVFNSTAHKGTMNLVGADLMDDKTRDLSVVGGTGDFFMARGIATLRLDASEGAVYFRLQMDIKLYECYV, from the coding sequence ATGCAAGGCCCCACGGCATCTTTCAGGGTGTGTTTGGCCGTCGTGGTCGCGGTGTTTCTCCTGGGCTCATCGGCGGCCGCTGCCCACGGCCTGAGGAGGGTCGTCTCCAGCAGCTCCGACGAGCCGTGCAACGAGATGACCCTCTACTACCACGACATCCTCTACAACGGCGTCAACAACACGCGGAACGCGACGTCCGCGGCGGCCACCAAGCCCACGGCGCTGAGCACGACCCACTGGAAGAACGGCACCTACTTCGGCATGCTGGTGGTGTTCGACGACCCGTTGACGGTGGGGAAGGCGCTACCCGTGGCGGGGGAGGAGCCCGCGGCGCGCGCCCAGGGGTTCTACTTCTACGACAAGCAGGAGTCTTACACCTCCTGGTTTGGCTTCTCCATCGTCTTCAACTCCACGGCGCACAAGGGCACCATGAACCTCGTCGGCGCAGACCTCATGGATGACAAGACGCGGGACCTCTCCGTCGTCGGCGGCACCGGCGACTTCTTCATGGCGCGCGGCATCGCCACGCTTCGACTGGATGCCTCCGAGGGAGCCGTCTACTTCCGTCTGCAGATGGACATCAAGCTCTACGAGTGCTACGTCTGA